Proteins from one Rhizobium bangladeshense genomic window:
- a CDS encoding Tm-1-like ATP-binding domain-containing protein, translating to MKQIYVVGTADTKGEELAYLAACIEAAGGVVVRVDVGIREARTAVDVKADTVAAYHPDGAEAVLACGDRGRAVEAMGIAFARFLADCQDIAGIIGIGGGGGTSIITAGMRQLRLGLPKIMVSTLASGNVAPYVDVSDIVMMPSVTDMAGLNRLSRVILHNAAQAITAMSRRPAEVAASKPALGLTMFGVTTAAVSAIVERLRADYDCLVFHATGTGGRAMEKLADSGVISGVLDITTTEVCDLLFGGVLPATPDRFDAIARTGLPYVGSVGALDMVNFWAPDTVPERYAGRLFYRHNPNVTLMRTTSAECAQIGRWIGDKLNLCHGPVRFLIPEKGVSALDIEGGAFFDPQADAALFAALEATVKPTASRRIVRLPLHINDPDFAEAAVAAYRDIANP from the coding sequence ATGAAGCAGATCTACGTGGTCGGTACGGCCGACACGAAGGGCGAGGAGCTTGCTTATCTCGCCGCTTGCATCGAGGCGGCGGGCGGGGTTGTCGTACGCGTCGACGTCGGCATCCGTGAGGCCCGGACCGCTGTCGATGTGAAGGCCGATACGGTAGCCGCATATCATCCCGACGGTGCTGAAGCCGTCCTTGCCTGTGGGGACCGCGGAAGGGCAGTCGAGGCGATGGGCATTGCCTTCGCGCGCTTTCTCGCGGACTGCCAGGACATTGCCGGCATTATCGGCATCGGCGGAGGCGGGGGCACCTCGATCATTACCGCAGGCATGCGCCAATTGCGGCTCGGCCTGCCAAAGATCATGGTCTCGACGCTCGCCTCCGGCAATGTCGCTCCTTATGTCGATGTTTCCGACATCGTAATGATGCCGTCGGTCACGGACATGGCGGGGCTGAACCGGCTGAGCCGGGTCATCCTTCACAACGCGGCCCAGGCGATTACGGCGATGTCACGCCGTCCGGCTGAGGTGGCGGCATCGAAACCGGCGCTCGGGCTTACCATGTTCGGCGTTACCACAGCTGCCGTATCCGCCATAGTCGAGCGCCTCCGGGCGGACTATGACTGCCTGGTCTTCCATGCTACCGGCACGGGCGGACGCGCGATGGAGAAGCTTGCCGACAGCGGCGTGATCTCAGGCGTGCTCGACATCACGACCACCGAGGTCTGCGACCTGCTTTTCGGAGGCGTCTTGCCTGCCACCCCGGACCGCTTCGACGCGATTGCCCGCACGGGCCTGCCTTATGTCGGTTCGGTCGGTGCGCTCGATATGGTGAACTTCTGGGCTCCGGATACCGTCCCCGAACGCTATGCCGGGCGGCTGTTTTACCGCCACAATCCGAACGTCACCTTGATGCGCACGACGTCGGCCGAATGCGCGCAGATTGGCCGCTGGATCGGCGACAAGCTCAACCTCTGCCACGGCCCCGTCCGCTTCCTCATTCCCGAGAAGGGCGTCTCGGCCCTCGATATCGAAGGCGGTGCGTTCTTCGATCCGCAAGCCGACGCCGCGCTCTTTGCCGCGCTCGAGGCGACGGTGAAGCCGACGGCGTCGCGACGTATTGTTCGACTGCCGCTCCATATCAACGATCCGGATTTCGCAGAAGCCGCCGTCGCGGCCTACCGTGACATCGCCAACCCCTGA
- a CDS encoding TetR/AcrR family transcriptional regulator — MDVSRQQNETARTERGPRARTRKLMLETATRLMQSGITPSVSEVAEAAEVSRATAYRYFPSQAALVHAVVDEALGPILGWSSDSPDARARVADLLATAMPRIDEFEATFKAALKLSLDQWAQRQAGTLGNEPLFTRGHRVDLLRCVTAPLQGTVPPEARERLAQALSLVFGVEVLIVLKDIWGLTSEGAQSVAEWAAKALVDSALRQAEGRA; from the coding sequence ATGGATGTCTCACGTCAACAGAACGAAACAGCCAGGACCGAGCGAGGCCCGCGAGCCCGCACGCGAAAACTGATGCTCGAAACGGCAACGCGGCTCATGCAGTCCGGCATTACTCCCTCGGTCAGCGAAGTGGCCGAGGCTGCCGAAGTCTCGCGGGCGACCGCCTACCGTTACTTTCCGAGCCAGGCCGCGCTGGTCCATGCCGTGGTAGATGAGGCTCTGGGGCCGATACTCGGCTGGTCGTCCGACAGTCCGGATGCACGCGCCCGCGTCGCCGACCTTTTGGCGACAGCGATGCCGCGCATCGACGAGTTTGAGGCCACCTTTAAGGCGGCGCTGAAACTCTCGCTGGACCAGTGGGCGCAGCGCCAGGCGGGCACGCTCGGTAACGAGCCGCTGTTCACGCGCGGCCACCGGGTCGACCTGCTGAGGTGCGTTACGGCGCCCTTGCAGGGCACCGTACCGCCCGAAGCCCGGGAACGCCTCGCTCAGGCACTTTCGCTCGTATTCGGCGTCGAGGTGCTGATCGTGTTGAAGGATATCTGGGGTCTGACCTCCGAAGGCGCGCAATCTGTTGCCGAGTGGGCCGCCAAGGCGCTCGTCGACAGCGCGCTACGGCAGGCGGAGGGTAGAGCATGA
- a CDS encoding ABC transporter substrate-binding protein, with translation MRKTMTGLVAGVGLMWACGTSAQAQELTIFWAEWDPANYLQELANEYEAETGVKVTVETTPWADFQTKAFTEFNAKGSAYDLVVGDSQWIGAASEAGHYVDLTEFFTKHNLTQVMAPATVKYYSEYPANSKKYWSIPAEGDAVGWSYRKDWFEDPKEMEAFKAKYGYDLAPPKTWAEMRDIAEFFHRPDQKRYGIAIYTDNSYDGLVMGVENAIFSFGGELGDYQNYKVDGIINSEKNVKALELYRELYGFTPPGWAKSFFVENNQAITENLAAMSMNYFAFFPALVNEASNPNAKVTGFFANPAGPNGEQFAALGGQGISIISYSKNQEEAMKFLEWFIKDETQKRWAELGGYTASAKVLESPEFQNATPYNKAFYETMFKVKDFWATPEYAELLIQMNQRIYPFVTAGQGTAKEALDALAADWNATFKKYGRNK, from the coding sequence ATGCGCAAAACTATGACCGGTCTCGTTGCCGGTGTCGGATTGATGTGGGCCTGCGGAACGTCCGCACAGGCCCAGGAACTGACGATTTTCTGGGCCGAGTGGGACCCGGCAAATTATCTTCAGGAGCTCGCAAACGAATACGAGGCTGAAACCGGCGTCAAGGTCACTGTCGAGACCACACCATGGGCCGACTTCCAGACCAAGGCCTTCACCGAATTCAACGCAAAAGGTTCAGCCTATGACCTGGTCGTCGGCGACAGCCAATGGATCGGGGCGGCGTCAGAAGCAGGACATTACGTAGATCTGACCGAATTCTTCACGAAACATAATTTGACTCAGGTGATGGCGCCGGCAACAGTGAAGTACTACTCCGAGTATCCGGCGAACTCGAAGAAGTACTGGTCAATCCCCGCAGAAGGTGACGCCGTCGGCTGGTCCTACCGCAAGGACTGGTTCGAGGACCCCAAGGAGATGGAGGCGTTCAAGGCCAAATACGGTTACGACCTCGCCCCGCCGAAGACATGGGCGGAAATGCGCGACATCGCCGAGTTCTTCCACCGTCCAGACCAGAAGCGCTACGGCATCGCCATCTATACCGACAATTCTTACGACGGCCTCGTCATGGGGGTCGAAAACGCGATCTTCTCGTTTGGAGGCGAACTCGGCGATTACCAGAACTACAAGGTTGATGGCATCATCAACTCGGAGAAGAACGTCAAGGCGCTCGAATTGTATCGCGAGCTCTACGGCTTTACGCCTCCCGGTTGGGCAAAGTCCTTCTTCGTCGAGAATAACCAGGCGATCACCGAGAACCTGGCGGCGATGAGCATGAACTATTTCGCCTTCTTCCCGGCTCTGGTGAACGAGGCGTCGAACCCTAACGCCAAGGTTACCGGCTTCTTTGCCAATCCGGCAGGCCCGAACGGCGAGCAGTTCGCAGCGCTCGGTGGGCAAGGGATATCGATCATCTCCTATTCAAAGAACCAGGAAGAGGCGATGAAATTCCTCGAATGGTTCATCAAGGATGAGACCCAGAAGCGCTGGGCCGAGCTCGGCGGCTACACGGCAAGCGCCAAAGTGCTTGAATCTCCGGAATTTCAGAACGCCACGCCCTACAACAAAGCCTTCTACGAGACCATGTTCAAGGTGAAGGACTTCTGGGCAACTCCGGAATATGCCGAACTGCTGATCCAGATGAACCAGCGCATTTATCCCTTCGTCACCGCCGGCCAGGGCACGGCGAAGGAAGCGCTCGACGCTCTGGCAGCGGACTGGAACGCCACGTTCAAGAAATACGGACGCAACAAATAG
- a CDS encoding phosphoenolpyruvate hydrolase family protein codes for MPAIPRKTILEKFHGMIAAGVPIVGGGAGTGISAKAEEAGGIDLIIIYNSGRYRMAGRGSAAGLLAYGNANEIVKDMALEVLPVVKKTPVLAGVNGTDPFVLMPRFLAELKAMGFSGVQNFPTIGLFDGRMRQSFEETGMSYNLEVEMIATAHGLDLLTTPYIFDESEAIAMTLAGADIVVAHMGVTTGGTIGATSGKSLDDCVDEITAIANAARSVRDDVIVLCHGGPISMPEDARYILERCAGCHGFYGASSMERLPAEAAIRKQTEDFKALAIGAVV; via the coding sequence ATGCCAGCCATACCGCGCAAAACCATCCTCGAAAAATTTCACGGCATGATCGCAGCCGGCGTGCCGATCGTCGGCGGCGGTGCCGGCACCGGCATCTCCGCCAAGGCCGAGGAGGCAGGCGGCATCGACCTTATCATTATCTACAATTCTGGGCGCTACCGCATGGCGGGACGCGGTTCGGCGGCCGGACTGCTGGCCTACGGCAACGCCAACGAGATCGTGAAGGATATGGCGCTCGAAGTGTTGCCGGTCGTGAAAAAGACGCCGGTGCTCGCCGGCGTCAATGGCACGGATCCGTTCGTGCTGATGCCGCGGTTCCTGGCTGAGCTGAAGGCCATGGGCTTTTCGGGTGTCCAGAACTTCCCCACGATCGGCCTCTTCGATGGCCGGATGCGGCAGAGTTTCGAGGAGACAGGCATGAGCTACAATCTGGAGGTCGAGATGATTGCGACCGCCCACGGGCTCGATCTGCTGACGACGCCCTATATCTTCGACGAGAGCGAGGCTATCGCGATGACCCTTGCCGGCGCCGACATCGTCGTGGCGCATATGGGGGTGACGACCGGCGGCACGATTGGCGCCACATCCGGCAAGTCGCTCGATGACTGCGTCGACGAGATCACCGCGATCGCAAACGCGGCGCGGTCCGTGCGCGACGACGTCATTGTGCTCTGCCACGGCGGTCCCATCTCCATGCCGGAGGACGCGCGCTACATCCTCGAGCGTTGTGCCGGCTGCCATGGCTTCTATGGTGCAAGCTCGATGGAGCGATTGCCGGCAGAGGCGGCAATCCGCAAGCAAACGGAAGATTTCAAGGCGCTCGCCATCGGTGCGGTCGTCTGA
- a CDS encoding M24 family metallopeptidase, protein MNDNAGQTRQAAVAPFDTAKLDRLMEQAGFDVIVATSKHNTQYLMGGYKFIFFAAMDAIGHSRYLPIVIYEKGAPHHSAYVGNRMEGSEHQNNPFWTPAVHTAAWGTQDAAGLAVEHLKKIGKAGGRIGIEPAFLPSDARDVLASRLDGAQFVDATHVLERLRAVKTPDELAKLRRASELITDSMLATIAGARAGSTKLEIIEQLRREETNRGLHFEYCLLTLGASHNRAGSPQAWVEGEILSIDSGGNYHGYIGDLCRMGMLGEPDAELEDLLAEIESIQQAAFAKVRAGAAGSEMIVAAEAELKASPSAAFTDFFCHGMGLISHEAPFLMTNHPVAYEGIDADKPLEAGSVISVETTMLHPKRGFIKLEDTLAITNGGYEMFGDRGRGWNRGGV, encoded by the coding sequence ATGAACGACAATGCAGGGCAGACAAGGCAGGCCGCCGTGGCACCGTTCGATACGGCCAAGCTCGACCGTCTCATGGAGCAAGCCGGTTTCGACGTCATCGTCGCCACCTCCAAACACAACACGCAATATCTCATGGGTGGCTACAAGTTCATCTTCTTTGCCGCCATGGACGCGATCGGGCACAGCCGTTACCTGCCCATAGTCATTTATGAGAAAGGCGCGCCTCATCACTCCGCCTATGTGGGGAACCGCATGGAAGGCTCAGAGCACCAGAACAATCCATTCTGGACGCCCGCGGTGCATACGGCAGCCTGGGGCACGCAGGATGCAGCCGGACTTGCCGTCGAGCACCTGAAGAAAATCGGCAAGGCCGGCGGGCGCATCGGCATCGAGCCGGCCTTCCTTCCATCCGATGCCCGCGATGTCCTTGCCTCTCGGCTGGATGGCGCGCAGTTTGTCGATGCCACACATGTGTTGGAGCGGTTGAGGGCCGTCAAGACGCCGGATGAACTGGCAAAGCTCAGACGCGCCTCCGAGCTGATCACCGACTCGATGCTGGCGACGATCGCTGGCGCCCGCGCTGGTTCGACGAAACTGGAGATCATCGAGCAACTGCGACGGGAGGAAACGAACCGGGGGCTGCACTTCGAATATTGCCTGCTCACGCTCGGCGCCAGTCACAACCGGGCGGGCTCGCCGCAGGCCTGGGTCGAGGGCGAGATCCTGTCGATCGATTCCGGCGGCAACTATCACGGATATATCGGCGACCTCTGCCGTATGGGTATGCTCGGCGAGCCGGATGCGGAGCTGGAGGATCTTCTGGCCGAAATCGAGAGCATCCAGCAAGCGGCCTTTGCCAAGGTCAGGGCAGGGGCTGCGGGCAGTGAAATGATCGTGGCAGCGGAAGCCGAACTCAAGGCCTCGCCGTCGGCGGCCTTCACCGATTTCTTCTGCCATGGCATGGGCCTTATCAGCCACGAAGCGCCTTTCCTCATGACGAACCACCCCGTCGCCTATGAGGGAATCGATGCCGACAAGCCGCTGGAAGCCGGCAGTGTGATCTCGGTCGAGACGACGATGCTTCACCCCAAGCGCGGGTTCATCAAGCTGGAGGATACGCTCGCGATCACTAATGGCGGCTATGAAATGTTCGGCGACCGTGGCCGCGGCTGGAACCGCGGTGGCGTGTGA
- a CDS encoding cupin domain-containing protein, whose amino-acid sequence MVKDNYFIYPEDVSAFGFDWGKLSLTVAPEVNGASRFSGGVVELPSGEGHSRHNHPGAEEIIFVISGEGEQMVEDESGNPVTRKVTSGCTIYIPESRFHSTKNTGGGPMLLFVVYSPAGPELALRDLPDFRLLPQRR is encoded by the coding sequence ATGGTGAAGGACAATTACTTTATCTATCCGGAGGATGTCAGCGCCTTCGGTTTCGACTGGGGCAAGCTGTCGCTGACCGTGGCGCCCGAAGTCAACGGCGCCAGCCGCTTTTCCGGCGGGGTCGTCGAACTGCCAAGTGGCGAAGGCCATTCCCGTCACAATCATCCGGGCGCGGAGGAAATCATCTTCGTCATTTCCGGCGAGGGCGAGCAGATGGTCGAGGACGAGAGCGGTAATCCGGTGACGCGGAAGGTCACCAGCGGCTGCACGATCTATATTCCTGAAAGTCGCTTTCATTCGACGAAGAACACCGGTGGCGGGCCGATGCTCCTCTTCGTGGTCTACTCACCGGCCGGGCCGGAGCTTGCTCTGCGCGATTTGCCGGACTTCCGTCTGCTGCCGCAGCGCCGGTGA